The sequence TGCAGAAGGAGTACGGGCATTATTAATAGATAAAGATCAATCTCCAAAATGGCATCCTGCCACCTTAGATGAGGTCACTCAGGAATGGATAAACTCTTATTTTGAATGGATCATCGGAGAATGGAAAGTGAATAAAGAAGTAGTGATCGGATCTTAAATCGTAATCGTTCTTTTTTCAATTCAAATTCAATCATTTTTTAACCCTCAAAGAAATAATTATGTCCAATATAGCATTCATAGGATTAGGAAATATGGGCGGACCTATGGCCGCAAACTTAGTGAAAAATGGTCATTCGGTAACTGGATTTGACCTTTCAAAAACAGCCTTAGAAGCTTTGGTTTCGGCTGGCGGGCAAGCTGCCAACTCAGCTTTAGAAGCAATTAAAAATGCAGAGGTAGTCATCACAATGCTTCCTTCCGGGAAACACGTTGCTGAACTGTACTCTGAAGAATTTGTCAACAATTTACAACCTAACACATTATTAATTGATAGCAGTACCATAGATGCAGTAACAGCCCGTTCTGTTGCTAAACTTGCTGTATCTAAAGGCTGTAAAATGATAGATGCTCCGGTTTCCGGAGGTACAGCCGGAGCAAAAGCCGGAACATTAACGTTTATCGTAGGTGGTAAAACCGAAGATTACGAAAAAGCAAGGCCTATTTTAAAATGTATGGGACAGAATATATTCCATGCCGGAGATTCCGGAGCCGGTCAGGTGGCGAAAATCTGTAATAATATGTTATTGGCCATTCACATGATCGGAACTTCTGAAGCTATTAATTTAGGAATTCGTCATGGATTAGATCCTAAAACATTAAGTGAAATTATGCAGAAAAGTTCCGGCAAAAACTGGTCTTTAGAAGTATACAATCCATACCCTGGCGTGATGGAAAATGCTCCTGCATCAAGAGAATACTCAGGCGGATTTGCTGTAGATCTGATGACCAAAGACCTGGGACTGGCAGCAGAAGCAGGATTGGAAACCAAAACCTCTACTCCACTGGGAAATGCCGCTTTAAATTTATATAGAATATGGAGCGAATCCGGAAATGGGGCCATAGATTTTTCCAGCATTATCCAATTTTTAAATGGGAAATTAAACGTAGAAAACTGAAACTAATTCCACTTTACCCAAAATCATCCCATCAACTAAAACCAGATACAATGAATTTCGAAACACTATTATATGAACAGCAGGGACCTGTCGGAACACTGACTATTAATCGTCCACAAGCCTTAAATGCTTTAAATGAAGTTGTTTTAAAAGAACTAAAAATATTTTCCGATCAGATAAAAACCACCCCAGGCATTCGCGTTCTGATCATCACAGGCTCCGGAGAAAAAGCTTTTGTTGCCGGTGCAGATATCAAAGCTATGCAAGGAATGACTCCTCAGGAAGCTGAAGCCTTTTCCATCATGGCACAAACGGCTTTTAATGCTATTGAAGAATTACCGATGGCTGTCATTGCGGCAGTTAATGGCTTTGCATTAGGTGGCGGCTGTGAACTCGCATTATCCTGCGACATTATTCTGGCCAGCGAGAAAGCTAAATTCGGATTGCCGGAAGTTACCTTAGGCTTATTACCTTGTTTTGGCGGAACACAGCGTCTTCCAAGAGCGATTGGCTTATACAAAGCAAGAGAAATGGTTTTCTCAGGCGAATTTTATTCAGCAGCTGCCTGTAAAGAATTTGGTTTTGTCAACCGGGTCATTGCTCCTGAAGAATTATTGAATGAGGCCCAAAAACTGGCAGAAACCATTGCCTTAAGAGGACCAATAGCTGTAGCCAAAGCAAAACAATCATTAAATACAGGCTTTGAACTGCATATTGCAGATGGGCTGAAACAAGAAGCCGCCTTATTTGGTGAGTTGTTTACAACCCAAGACCATAACGAAGGCATAGGCGCATTTATAGAAAAAAGAAATCCTGATTTTACAGGGAAATAATAATGAAAATGAATTTTGAAAGAGAGCAATTAGTATTGCCGGAAGGAGGTAAAAAACTGTTGTTGCACTCCTGTTGCGCTCCATGTTCCGGAGAAGTAATGGAAGCAATTATAGCATCAGGGATAGATTTTACCATCTTTTTTCATAATCCCAATATTCATCCAAAGAAAGAATATGATTTAAGAAAAGAAGAAAATATCCGTTTTGCTGAGAAACACAATATTCCTTTCGTTGATGCTGATTATGATGTGGATGAATGGTTCGCCAGAGCAAAAGGCATGGAATGGGAACCCGAAAGAGGAATCCGTTGTACGATGTGTTTTGATATGCGCTTTGAACGGACTGCATTGTATGCCTATGAAAACGGATTTGATATCATTTCCAGCTCACTGGGCATTTCTCGTTGGAAAAATATGGAGCAGATCAATGATTGCGGAATTCGTGCAGCCGGTCATTATGAAGGAATTACTTACTGGACTTACAACTGGCGAAAGAAAGGCGGCTCAAAACGTATGCTTGACATCAGCAAAGAAGAACAGTTTTACATGCAGGAATATTGCGGCTGTGCCTATTCTTTAAGAGACACCAATAAATGGCGGGTGGAAACAGGAAGAGAGAAAATAAAATTGGGCGAAAAATATTATGGTAAAGACTGAAAATATATTTTTCTTGATCTCATTTAGAGGAAATCATTTCATCTTATCACCATCAATTTCAATAAATAGGATGCCCATTTCCAATAAAATGGGCATATTTTATAATAATATAAGATTCTGAAAGCCTAGCATAAAAAAATAAGTAATGTTTTCAAACAATACTCTTAAAAAGAAAGCAAAATCGCTATTGGTATCAGATATATTCTTCATGGATAAAAGGATTTCATGGAATATGCAATGATGCTAAGATTTTATCTACGATAAAATTATATACTGTTAACAATATATTTTTATCATTACCTCCACCCATTTTATTTGTAGAAATGTATGGGTCTATGGGTTCAAAAAAATTAACCACATAGGCACATAGAATATTTCATGTAAAAGATGATTTGAAAATCATTTTTAATCATTTGATTAAATCAAAATAATAAGTTTGTATATTTGTATCTGAAACGAATTTTGATGCAACATGGCAAAAACTAAAGAAGTTAATAATCTGGATACTTCAACTGAAGAAAAAATTAAGGAAGCAGCCCGTACAGTATTCCACCAAAAGGGCTTTGCAGCTACCCGTACAAGGGATATTGCTGAAGAAGCAGGAATCAATCTCGCTTTACTCAACTATTACTTCCGAAGTAAACAGAAGTTATTTGATATTATCATGCTGGAAACGTTGTCCGGCTTTATCCATCATCTTACCACCATCTTGAATGACGGCAAAACCAGTCTGGAAAAAAAGATAGAACTCATTGCATCCAATTATATTAATTTCCTTTCCGGAGAACCGGGTCTACCGCTTTTTATCATGAGTGAACTGAGGAACAACCCTACCGGCCTGATGGGTAAATTACCTATTAAAGATATTGTGTTGAATTCTGAATTTATTAAGCAATATCAGACAGCAGTTGAGAACGAGGAAGTAACCGAACCTAATCCTCTGCAATTCTTAATGAATGTAATGGGATTAGTTATTTTTCCATTTATTGCTCAGCCGTTGATCACATCCATCAGCAAAATAGACAACCAACAATTCAGCCAGATGATGCAGGAGCGTAAAAAACTCATTCCGGTTTGGATAAAAGCAATGATGAAGGCGAAATAATTTTTTTGCCACCAAATTAATCAAATGATTAAAACAAAATAATAAAATGATATACAAAACACTTTTGACTATTGGCTTGGGGTTATTAGCTGTTTCAGTCAATGCACAGTCACTCACGTTGGAGGAATGTTACCTTCTGGCAAGAGAAAACTACCCTGCTGTCAAAAAAATGAATCTGGTCGCTCAATCGGCAGACTATACCATCAGAAATGTCAACAAAAGGTTTTTACCACAGTTTAATATCTCTGGTCAGGCAACATATCAATCTCAGGTAGTTGATTATGGTGCCTTACTTGGTGGTGCCTCTCCTATGGGATTTTCTCCACCAACATTCAGTAAAGACCAATACAGGATTTCCGGAGAAGTTGAGCAATTATTATTTGATGGCGGAAACACTCATTATCAAAATGAAATCACAAAAGCCAATGCCGGATTACAAAAGCAAAATGTGGAAATAGAACTGTATACCATCAATGACCGTATCAACGCCATCTTCTTTTCTATTTTTTTGCTGGATGCCCAGTTGAAACTCAACGAACTTAAAGTTGCCAATCTGCAGACTCAATTGGATAAAGCGGAAGCTGCCTATAAATATGGTACAGCTTATGCAAGCGATGTCAATGAACTAAAAGCTGAGATCGAGAATACAAAATCAGTAAATATTGATTACGAAGGAAATCGTTCAGCTTTTTTAAAAATGCTTTCTATTTTTACCGGTAAGGAGCTTACCTCATCCTCCGAGTTAGTAAAACCTGAACTTATTCTATCATCAGAGGAAATCAACAGGCCGGAGCTTAAAATGTTCGATTTACAGAAAGATATTTATGAAGCACAGACAAAACAGTTGAAATCAAGTTACATGCCTACTTTCAAAGCTTTTTTTCAGGGAGCTTACGGACGACCTACTCTTAATCCTATTTCTAATGATTTTGGAGCGTGGTATATCACCGGCATCCGTCTGAATTGGTCATTGGGAAGTCTTTATACTTTAAAAAATCAACGTTCAATCTATGACCTCAGCAGCCAGACAGCAGATGCTGATAAAGAAACTTTCATCCGAAATGTAAAGTTGGATATTGCCCAACAGGATGAAAATATAAAAAAATACGCAGAAATGATCGGCCAGGATCAAAAAACAATAGAACTGAGGGAAGCAGTCACAAGGTCTGCCTCAGCTCAGCTCACCAATGGGGTTATTACCACCCACGAATACATTCAGAAAATCAATAATGAAAACGCAGCAAAGCAAAACCTTATTCTTCATCAGATACAGCTGCTTCAGTCACAATATAATTTAAAATTCAAATCAGGCCATTAATCATAAATGTAACAACATGAAAAAATATATAGTAATTGTTTCAGCAGCATTATTTCTGAATGCCTGTACGCAGAAAAACGACTATGATGCTTCGGGGAATTTTGAAGCTGATGAAGTGATTGTATCCGCACAACAAAACGGTTTGCTCCTTTCGTACAATGTAAAAGAAGGAGCACAATTGAAATCAGGTGATCCGGTAGGACAGATTGATGTAAAGGTTGCAGAACTTCAGAAGCAACAAACTGAAGCCAGTATTGCTGCCTTAAATGAAAAAACAATCGCTCCTGGTGACCAGACGGAACTGGTACGCAGGCAGCTCGAAGTACAGAAATCACAGTTAGCACAACAATTAAGAGAAAAAAGCCGTACTGAAAACCTGGTAAAAGCAGATGCTGCCACCCGTAAACAGCTGGATGATATCAATGCCTCCATAGATCAACTTAAAAAACAGATTGCTGTTACGGAACAACAGCTTAAACTGAATACTTACAACACCAATACACAGAACCGAAGTATATTGAGTGAAAAAGCACCTATGGAGAAAGCTGCCGCACAAATCCAGGAACAAATTAATAAAGGGCAGATCATTAACCCAATCAAAGGAACAGTATTAACAAATTATGCTTTGCAGGGCGAGCTTCAGGTCATTGGAAAGCCATTGTATAAAATTGCCAATACGGAAAATCTTGATTTAAAAGCGTATGTGACAGGTATACAACTATCACAAATTAAGATAGGGCAACAGGTAAAAGTTAGGATTGATAATGGTAAAGACAGTTACAAAGAATATCCGGGAACCATTACCTGGATTTCCTCTAAATCTGAATTTTCGCCGAAAACCATTCAAACCAAAGATGAAAGAGCCAATCTGGTGTATGCCATGAAAGTAAATGTGAAAAATGATGGTTATCTGAAGATCGGAATGTATGGAGAAGTAATCTTTTAATGGATCATTGATATGAGTTCAATAACAGTAAAAAATATCGTCAAAACCTATAATAAAGGGGAAGTAAAAGCAGTCAATGATGTTTCTTTTGATGTACAGAATGGAGAGCTATTTGGTCTGATCGGCCCTGACGGAGCCGGCAAAACTTCCCTGTTCCGTATTCTCACGACCTTATTGCTTGCAGACAGCGGAACAGCGACTGTAGAAGGGTTTGATGTCATCAAAGACTACAGGAAAATCAGGAATATCGTTGGATATATGCCCGGAAAATTCTCACTGTATCAGGATCTGACCATAGAGGAAAACCTTAATTTCTTTGCTACGGTTTTTGGAACTACCATTGAAGACAATTATAACCTTATCAAAGACATTTATGAACAGATTAAACCCTTTAATAAACGCAGGGCTGGAAAACTTTCCGGTGGGATGAAGCAGAAACTGGCTTTATGCTGTGCTTTAATCCATAAACCTGAAGTTTTGTTTCTGGATGAACCTACAACAGGGGTAGACGTGGTTTCAAGAAAAGAATTTTGGGATATGCTTGGTCAACTGAAAGCACAAGGTATTACGATTGTTGTTTCAACACCTTATATGGATGAAGCCACTCTCTGTGATCGGATTGCTTTGATGCAGAATGGCAATATTATGTCTATTGATACCCCGGAAAATATTGTCAAAAGCTTTCCGAAAACCCTGTTTGCGGCCAAAGCTAATAATATTTATCAGCTTTTACAAGATGTACGTTCTACGGAAGAAGTAGAAAGCTGCTACACATTCGGCGAATATATGCACCTTACTCTGAAATCCAATGAAACAGATGTTATAGATGCCATGCGGATTATAGGTCAAAATCATCCTGACGGACTGGAGGTGAAAATTGTAACCCCAACGATTGAAGACAGTTTTATCCGCCTCATGAATGAACACCATAATGAACCCGTGAAATAGCAACCTGATGGAAAATAAAGCAATTGTCTGTAAAAATTTAACCAAGAAATTTGGGGATTTCAATGCGGTTGACGGAATTACCTTTGATGTGAATCAGGGGGAAATCTTCGGGTTTCTGGGAGCTAACGGAGCAGGAAAAACTACTGCCATGCGAATTCTTTGCGGACTTTCCTATCCCACTTCAGGAGAAGCTTCAGTGGCGGGCTATGACGTGTATAAACAACAGGAACAGATTAAAAAAAACATAGGCTATATGAGTCAGAAGTTTTCCCTGTATGATAATCTTACCATAGTAGAAAACATTGAGTTTTATGGTGGCGTATATGGCGTTTCAAGGCCGGAAATAAAAACACGCAGTAATGAACTGATTACGACACTCGGACTTGAAAAAGAAGCCAAAAAATTAGTCGGTGAACTGCCTTTGGGCTGGAAGCAGAAACTGGCTTTCTCAGTTGCTATTTTCCATCGTCCTAAAATTGTTTTTTTAGATGAGCCCACCGGAGGGGTTGATCCTGTAACCAGACGGCAATTTTGGGACATGATCTATGAGGCTGCAGGAAATGGAATCACTGTTTTTGTAACGACACACTATATGGATGAAGCAGAATACTGTAACCGCATCAGTGTAATGGTGGATGGCCGTGTAGAAGCATTAGACAGCCCTTCGAGTCTGAAAAAACAGTTCAATACCGATACTATGGATGATGTTTTTTATCAACTGGCAAGAGGAGCAAAAAGAAAATCAGATTAAGATGAAACAACTATTAGCTTTCATACGCAAAGAATTTTATCATGTATTCCGGGACAGGCGTACCCTGCTGATCCTTTTTGGATTACCCATTGCTCAGATCGTTCTTTTCGGTTTTGCTTTGAGCAGTGAGGTGAAAAATATTGGTCTTGCCATACAGGATAATGCTCAGGATGTACAATCTGAGCAGATTATCTCCAAAATAGAATCCAGTTCTTATTTTAAGGTTAAAGAGCCTATACTCCATTACAAAGATATTGAAAAACGCTTCAGAGAAGGTGAAATAAAATGTGCTGTTATCTTCCCTGCCAGTTTCGGTTCAGATCTGTATAAAGCAGAAGGAGCGCAGATCCAGGTTATTGCTGATGCTTCAGACCCGAATAATGCCACCATCGTGACCAATTATCTGAATACCATTATCGGTAATTACCAGCAGGAACTCAATCCTACGGTAAAACCATCTTATCAGATCATTCCTGAAATACGACAGCTGTATAACGAGGAACAAAATGGCTCTCTCAACTTTATTCCGGGTGTGATTGCCTTGATATTTATGATTGTCAGTACTGCATTAACCTCTGTAGCGGTAGTGCGTGAAAAGGAACTTGGAACCATGGAAATCCTGTTGGTTTCTCCTTTTAAGCCCATCATGGTGCTGATTGCAAAAGCAATTCCTTATTTGGTCTTATCACTCATCGATTTCATTATCATTTTACTGCTTTCTGTATTCTTTCTCCATGTAGAAATAAGAGGCAGTCTGGTATTGATCTTCGCAGAAAGCATTCTTTTCATTATCACCTGTCTTTCACTGGGATTATTGATTTCAAATATCACGGCTTCACAACAAACCGCTATGCTGATTTCAATGATGGGTATGATGATGCCCACCATGATATTGACAGGTTTTATGTTTCCTCTGGAAAATATGCCGAAGGTCTTTCAATGGATCTCCCATATTGTACCATCGAGATATTATTACAGTATCATTAAATCTGTCATGCTGAAAGGGCTTGGCTTTAAATACGTCTGGAAAGAAACACTTATTCTGGCCTTGATGGCAACAGGTCTGTTAACACTTGCATTAAGAAATTTTAAAATCCGGTTATAGTGAAGATATTACGTTTTATATTACAAAAAGAATTCCGTCAGATACTGAGGGACAAAACGATCTTGTCTATGATGCTTTTTGCTCCCATTATGCAGCTGATTATTTTACCTATGGCAGCCAATTTTGAGGTAAAAAATGTAAATGTAGCTTTTGTTGACCAGGATCACAGCAGCTATTCTCAAAAGCTGGCCCATAAAATAGCTTCATCAGGATATTTCAAGATGGCAGGTCATCCCAATTCTTACAAAGAAGGCCTGGAATTGATTGAATATGGAGATGCAGATCTGGTGCTGGAAATTCCCTCTGGATTTGAAAGAAATCTTGTTCGGGAAGGAAGTCAGAAAGTCAATCTATCGGTAGATGCTATTAATGGAACAAAAGCATCTCTGGGAGCAGCTTATCTGCTACAGGTTCTGGCAGATTTCAATACGAATCTTGATATTAATATTAAATTACCCAACGGTCAAATTGCCCCCAACACAAAACTGTCTGTCATAAGTTCTAACTGGTACAATCCAAAAGCGGAATACAAATACTATATGGTTCCGGGAATTCTGGTATTATTACTTACATTGATCGGAGGCTTTATCACAGCTTTAAATATTGTAAAGGAAAAAGAGATCGGGACAATTGAACAAATCAACGTAACCCCTATTCAGAAATGGCAATTTATCCTTGGCAAACTCATTCCGTTCTGGGTAATGGGAATCACAGTCTTTACCCTCGGGCTCCTTGTGATGTATCTGTTTTATGGTATTTTCCCAAAAGGCAGCTTATGGGTACTTTACCTCTTTGCGTCTGTTTACCTGGTGGCTTTACTTGGCTTCGGACTGTTGATTTCAACGTTTGCAGACACACAGCTTCAGGCGATGTTCATTGCCTTTTTCTTTATGATGGTATTTATGTTGATGAGCGGGTTCTTTACCAGTATAGACAGTATGCCGGACTGGGCAATCACAGTTTCCAATTTCACTCCGGTAACCCATTTTATTAAA is a genomic window of Chryseobacterium nakagawai containing:
- the mmsB gene encoding 3-hydroxyisobutyrate dehydrogenase, which gives rise to MIMSNIAFIGLGNMGGPMAANLVKNGHSVTGFDLSKTALEALVSAGGQAANSALEAIKNAEVVITMLPSGKHVAELYSEEFVNNLQPNTLLIDSSTIDAVTARSVAKLAVSKGCKMIDAPVSGGTAGAKAGTLTFIVGGKTEDYEKARPILKCMGQNIFHAGDSGAGQVAKICNNMLLAIHMIGTSEAINLGIRHGLDPKTLSEIMQKSSGKNWSLEVYNPYPGVMENAPASREYSGGFAVDLMTKDLGLAAEAGLETKTSTPLGNAALNLYRIWSESGNGAIDFSSIIQFLNGKLNVEN
- a CDS encoding enoyl-CoA hydratase/isomerase family protein, with the translated sequence MNFETLLYEQQGPVGTLTINRPQALNALNEVVLKELKIFSDQIKTTPGIRVLIITGSGEKAFVAGADIKAMQGMTPQEAEAFSIMAQTAFNAIEELPMAVIAAVNGFALGGGCELALSCDIILASEKAKFGLPEVTLGLLPCFGGTQRLPRAIGLYKAREMVFSGEFYSAAACKEFGFVNRVIAPEELLNEAQKLAETIALRGPIAVAKAKQSLNTGFELHIADGLKQEAALFGELFTTQDHNEGIGAFIEKRNPDFTGK
- a CDS encoding epoxyqueuosine reductase QueH, with product MNFEREQLVLPEGGKKLLLHSCCAPCSGEVMEAIIASGIDFTIFFHNPNIHPKKEYDLRKEENIRFAEKHNIPFVDADYDVDEWFARAKGMEWEPERGIRCTMCFDMRFERTALYAYENGFDIISSSLGISRWKNMEQINDCGIRAAGHYEGITYWTYNWRKKGGSKRMLDISKEEQFYMQEYCGCAYSLRDTNKWRVETGREKIKLGEKYYGKD
- a CDS encoding TetR/AcrR family transcriptional regulator encodes the protein MAKTKEVNNLDTSTEEKIKEAARTVFHQKGFAATRTRDIAEEAGINLALLNYYFRSKQKLFDIIMLETLSGFIHHLTTILNDGKTSLEKKIELIASNYINFLSGEPGLPLFIMSELRNNPTGLMGKLPIKDIVLNSEFIKQYQTAVENEEVTEPNPLQFLMNVMGLVIFPFIAQPLITSISKIDNQQFSQMMQERKKLIPVWIKAMMKAK
- a CDS encoding TolC family protein, with product MIYKTLLTIGLGLLAVSVNAQSLTLEECYLLARENYPAVKKMNLVAQSADYTIRNVNKRFLPQFNISGQATYQSQVVDYGALLGGASPMGFSPPTFSKDQYRISGEVEQLLFDGGNTHYQNEITKANAGLQKQNVEIELYTINDRINAIFFSIFLLDAQLKLNELKVANLQTQLDKAEAAYKYGTAYASDVNELKAEIENTKSVNIDYEGNRSAFLKMLSIFTGKELTSSSELVKPELILSSEEINRPELKMFDLQKDIYEAQTKQLKSSYMPTFKAFFQGAYGRPTLNPISNDFGAWYITGIRLNWSLGSLYTLKNQRSIYDLSSQTADADKETFIRNVKLDIAQQDENIKKYAEMIGQDQKTIELREAVTRSASAQLTNGVITTHEYIQKINNENAAKQNLILHQIQLLQSQYNLKFKSGH
- a CDS encoding HlyD family secretion protein; the protein is MKKYIVIVSAALFLNACTQKNDYDASGNFEADEVIVSAQQNGLLLSYNVKEGAQLKSGDPVGQIDVKVAELQKQQTEASIAALNEKTIAPGDQTELVRRQLEVQKSQLAQQLREKSRTENLVKADAATRKQLDDINASIDQLKKQIAVTEQQLKLNTYNTNTQNRSILSEKAPMEKAAAQIQEQINKGQIINPIKGTVLTNYALQGELQVIGKPLYKIANTENLDLKAYVTGIQLSQIKIGQQVKVRIDNGKDSYKEYPGTITWISSKSEFSPKTIQTKDERANLVYAMKVNVKNDGYLKIGMYGEVIF
- a CDS encoding ABC transporter ATP-binding protein; this encodes MSSITVKNIVKTYNKGEVKAVNDVSFDVQNGELFGLIGPDGAGKTSLFRILTTLLLADSGTATVEGFDVIKDYRKIRNIVGYMPGKFSLYQDLTIEENLNFFATVFGTTIEDNYNLIKDIYEQIKPFNKRRAGKLSGGMKQKLALCCALIHKPEVLFLDEPTTGVDVVSRKEFWDMLGQLKAQGITIVVSTPYMDEATLCDRIALMQNGNIMSIDTPENIVKSFPKTLFAAKANNIYQLLQDVRSTEEVESCYTFGEYMHLTLKSNETDVIDAMRIIGQNHPDGLEVKIVTPTIEDSFIRLMNEHHNEPVK
- a CDS encoding ABC transporter ATP-binding protein, which codes for MENKAIVCKNLTKKFGDFNAVDGITFDVNQGEIFGFLGANGAGKTTAMRILCGLSYPTSGEASVAGYDVYKQQEQIKKNIGYMSQKFSLYDNLTIVENIEFYGGVYGVSRPEIKTRSNELITTLGLEKEAKKLVGELPLGWKQKLAFSVAIFHRPKIVFLDEPTGGVDPVTRRQFWDMIYEAAGNGITVFVTTHYMDEAEYCNRISVMVDGRVEALDSPSSLKKQFNTDTMDDVFYQLARGAKRKSD
- a CDS encoding ABC transporter permease, which produces MKQLLAFIRKEFYHVFRDRRTLLILFGLPIAQIVLFGFALSSEVKNIGLAIQDNAQDVQSEQIISKIESSSYFKVKEPILHYKDIEKRFREGEIKCAVIFPASFGSDLYKAEGAQIQVIADASDPNNATIVTNYLNTIIGNYQQELNPTVKPSYQIIPEIRQLYNEEQNGSLNFIPGVIALIFMIVSTALTSVAVVREKELGTMEILLVSPFKPIMVLIAKAIPYLVLSLIDFIIILLLSVFFLHVEIRGSLVLIFAESILFIITCLSLGLLISNITASQQTAMLISMMGMMMPTMILTGFMFPLENMPKVFQWISHIVPSRYYYSIIKSVMLKGLGFKYVWKETLILALMATGLLTLALRNFKIRL
- a CDS encoding ABC transporter permease, which translates into the protein MKILRFILQKEFRQILRDKTILSMMLFAPIMQLIILPMAANFEVKNVNVAFVDQDHSSYSQKLAHKIASSGYFKMAGHPNSYKEGLELIEYGDADLVLEIPSGFERNLVREGSQKVNLSVDAINGTKASLGAAYLLQVLADFNTNLDINIKLPNGQIAPNTKLSVISSNWYNPKAEYKYYMVPGILVLLLTLIGGFITALNIVKEKEIGTIEQINVTPIQKWQFILGKLIPFWVMGITVFTLGLLVMYLFYGIFPKGSLWVLYLFASVYLVALLGFGLLISTFADTQLQAMFIAFFFMMVFMLMSGFFTSIDSMPDWAITVSNFTPVTHFIKVVRLIVLKGSGLADVGTELGYLALFAVVLNSFAIWNYRKTS